The Planctomycetota bacterium sequence GATCGCTCCTCGCCCTGAAAGACTATTACCTGGCGCGCGGCGCCCAGCACAAGATTGAATGGGTGGAGCAGGAACTGAAAGCGTTCGAGGCGACGCCGAAAACCCGGTACCTCACGATCGCCGAGGTCGTCGGACCGGAACTGAAACCCCTGCGCCGCATCCCCGCCGCCGACCAACTCTACAAGGAAGGCATGGACTACAAGAATTACCCGGCCTTCCCGCCGGCCAAGAAGGATTACCTGAAGAACGCGCTCGACAAGTTCCAGGCAATCATCGAGAAATACCCCGAGAGCGACAAGATCGACGACGCGGCCTTCCTGATGGGCGAGATTTACGGCGGCTGGTATTTCGAGGACTCGGCCCGCGCGGTCCAGTGCTATGAGCGGTGCTGGCAGTGGGACCCCGAGACGCAGTACGCGGCCCGCTTCAACGCCGCCAAGATCTACGAGGAACGCCTGAAGAACCGCATCAAGGCCGTCGAACTCTACAACGCCGTGCTCCTCAAATCCAGGAACCCCGACGAGGTCAACCAGGCGCGCGATCGCATCAAGGCCTTGACGGGAAAATAAGAGGCCGTCCAAAGTCCAAAGTCTAAAGTCCAAAGTCAAAGGCGGGCGCATCCCGCCGGAGACTTTGGACTTTCTTTTGCACCGTTGACCTTGGACATTGGACTATTTTTTAGGCGTTGCAAACGCCCTCAGTGGCCGATAAACTGCCTCGCACCAAGGAGCGTCGCCTGTGACGCACGCATGTCGAGTCGGTCTGGGCTTCGACGTCCACCGCCTGGTGCTGGGGCGGCGGCTGGTCCTCGCCGGCGTCCAAGTGCCACACGACCGCGGCCCCGAGGCCCACTCGGACGGCGACGTGGTCCTGCATGCGATTGCCGACGCCTGCCTCGGAGCCGCAGGCCTCGGGGACCTGGGCGAGCAGTTTCCGGACACCGACCCGGTCTGGAAGGACGCCGACTCCGGCCGCATCCTCGCCCTCGCCCTCGCGAAGGTGAAAGCGGCCGGTTG is a genomic window containing:
- the ispF gene encoding 2-C-methyl-D-erythritol 2,4-cyclodiphosphate synthase, coding for MTHACRVGLGFDVHRLVLGRRLVLAGVQVPHDRGPEAHSDGDVVLHAIADACLGAAGLGDLGEQFPDTDPVWKDADSGRILALALAKVKAAGWRPASTDVNLLLERPKLGDLKEKMRGRLAELLGLEPDAVGLKARTLEGLGPIGAGQAVAAQAVVVLERI